In Thermanaeromonas sp. C210, the following proteins share a genomic window:
- the pyrE gene encoding orotate phosphoribosyltransferase — translation MLTPEEVLDIFRRTGVLWEGHFILTSGLHAERYLQCAQVLQYPDEAAKLCAALAEYYEGRGITAVVGPATGAIIIAYEVARSLKARALFTERVQGEMTLRRGFQLGPEDRVLVVEDVITTGGSVKEVIQVVRESGAQPVGAGAFVDRSGGKVDLGIPLRALLSLEINAYPPEECPLCRQGLLAVKPGSRDL, via the coding sequence ATGCTCACGCCAGAGGAAGTGTTAGATATTTTTCGCCGTACAGGAGTTCTTTGGGAAGGCCACTTTATTTTGACCTCCGGCCTCCACGCCGAACGCTACTTGCAGTGCGCCCAGGTTTTGCAGTATCCCGACGAGGCCGCCAAGCTTTGTGCGGCCCTAGCGGAGTATTACGAGGGCCGGGGAATAACCGCCGTGGTGGGCCCGGCCACCGGGGCCATCATCATCGCCTACGAGGTGGCCCGGTCCTTAAAGGCGCGGGCCCTCTTCACCGAGCGGGTACAGGGCGAGATGACCTTGCGCCGGGGATTTCAATTGGGACCCGAGGATAGGGTGCTGGTGGTGGAGGATGTGATTACCACCGGCGGGTCCGTGAAGGAAGTCATCCAGGTGGTAAGGGAAAGCGGTGCCCAACCGGTGGGGGCGGGAGCTTTCGTAGATCGGAGCGGAGGCAAGGTGGACCTGGGGATTCCCCTGCGGGCGCTCCTCAGCCTGGAAATCAACGCCTACCCGCCGGAGGAATGCCCTTTATGCCGCCAAGGGCTGCTGGCGGTAAAACCGGGCAGCCGCGATTTATGA
- a CDS encoding ArsR/SmtB family transcription factor, whose product MPLKFPRNEGERDAPVCQAHCINEEVIKRLKPRVDKLEGIATLFKALADDVRVKIIYALSETELCVCDVAALLGSTTATASYHLRLLHYLGLVRYRKEGKLVYYRLADPHVGNLVREVIKHLGEA is encoded by the coding sequence ATGCCTCTGAAATTCCCCCGCAACGAAGGAGAACGGGATGCTCCGGTATGTCAAGCCCACTGTATCAACGAGGAAGTTATCAAGAGGCTTAAGCCCAGGGTAGATAAATTAGAAGGAATAGCCACCCTCTTTAAAGCCCTGGCCGACGATGTCCGGGTAAAGATCATATATGCCTTAAGCGAAACCGAGCTTTGTGTCTGCGATGTAGCTGCCCTTCTGGGTAGTACCACGGCGACTGCTTCTTACCATTTGCGGCTTCTCCATTATCTGGGGCTGGTCAGGTATCGTAAGGAAGGCAAGCTGGTATATTACCGGCTTGCCGATCCCCACGTGGGCAACTTGGTGCGGGAGGTTATCAAGCATTTAGGCGAGGCATAG
- a CDS encoding histidine kinase yields MEAPLQEIVEAVVTGNAYQVREGVRRALQRGVDPTRIITEGFVKAMEVVSEKFEHNEIYVTDLIITARAMHTGMKELKPYMVSGQVQVVGRAVIGTVQGDIHDIGKNLLGIMLEASGFEVIDLGVNVAPSSFVEAVVKYRPHVLCLSALLSSTRKAMAETIQALEEAGLRRKVKVVVGGTPLNADLAAKMGADGYAPDATSAVPFIKELIGASRKGPPMLEAALTEAWGQESLKELQESFNKLMGLDLVVVDARGNLLSPLGKFSECSRVCRVLAERGNLPSFDEGLATHTASFKGAFVYRCPARLVEISYPLADEGGTVGAILCGHFLLKGDRVPEGTAVPVLSLEELEALCGLLASIANSIVRLNAVIRSKKELEEERSSFIRFLQRQNQLEQALQDAELKVLQSQVSPHFLFNTLNTIARLALLEGAESTEKMVAALARLMRYTLYQVKGLVTLQEELAAVRDYLAIQQTRFSDRLTSEIDVAPEVLGARVPCMILQPLVENAVIHGLEPLKEGGRIYIRGRVMDCQVHLEIRDTGVGIPEDVQKEIFDLEVRRSGRGQVSGLGIVSVYRRLQHYFGAECALNVNSRPGEGTAVELTFPLWKEDRIRGVLTGVAPTVDCGR; encoded by the coding sequence ATGGAGGCTCCCCTCCAGGAGATAGTGGAAGCCGTTGTAACGGGCAACGCCTACCAGGTAAGGGAAGGGGTGCGCCGGGCGCTGCAAAGAGGCGTGGACCCCACCCGGATTATTACCGAGGGTTTTGTCAAAGCCATGGAGGTGGTGAGCGAGAAATTTGAACATAACGAAATCTACGTTACCGACTTGATTATCACCGCCCGGGCTATGCATACCGGTATGAAGGAACTGAAACCTTATATGGTCAGCGGGCAGGTGCAGGTGGTGGGCCGGGCGGTCATCGGGACGGTGCAGGGGGACATCCACGACATTGGTAAGAACCTCCTGGGCATCATGCTGGAAGCCTCCGGTTTCGAGGTAATCGATCTGGGGGTGAATGTCGCTCCCAGCAGCTTTGTGGAGGCCGTGGTCAAGTACCGTCCCCACGTGCTCTGCCTTTCGGCCCTTCTTTCCTCCACGCGGAAGGCCATGGCCGAAACTATCCAGGCCCTGGAGGAGGCGGGACTGCGCCGCAAGGTGAAAGTGGTAGTAGGGGGCACTCCTTTGAATGCCGACCTGGCGGCTAAAATGGGGGCCGACGGCTATGCCCCTGATGCTACCAGCGCCGTTCCCTTTATTAAGGAACTCATCGGTGCCTCCCGTAAGGGTCCCCCGATGCTGGAGGCCGCCCTCACCGAAGCCTGGGGCCAAGAATCCCTAAAAGAATTGCAGGAATCCTTTAATAAGTTAATGGGCCTTGATCTGGTGGTGGTAGATGCCCGGGGAAACCTGCTGTCACCGTTAGGAAAGTTCTCGGAATGTTCCCGGGTCTGCCGTGTCCTGGCCGAACGGGGCAACCTCCCCTCCTTTGATGAAGGCCTGGCTACTCACACGGCCAGTTTTAAAGGGGCTTTTGTGTACCGGTGTCCTGCCAGGCTGGTGGAGATTTCTTATCCCCTGGCCGACGAAGGGGGCACGGTCGGGGCCATCCTCTGCGGGCATTTTCTCCTCAAGGGGGACCGGGTGCCCGAAGGTACGGCGGTTCCCGTACTGTCCCTGGAGGAATTGGAGGCCCTCTGCGGACTCTTGGCCTCCATCGCCAACAGTATAGTCCGCCTTAACGCTGTGATTAGAAGCAAGAAGGAATTGGAAGAGGAGAGGAGCAGCTTTATTCGCTTCTTGCAAAGGCAGAATCAACTGGAGCAAGCTTTGCAGGACGCCGAACTGAAGGTCTTGCAATCACAGGTGAGCCCCCACTTCCTGTTTAACACCCTCAATACCATTGCCCGCCTGGCTCTTTTGGAGGGGGCCGAAAGTACGGAGAAGATGGTGGCCGCCCTGGCCAGGCTGATGCGCTATACCCTCTACCAGGTCAAGGGCTTGGTCACCTTGCAAGAAGAATTGGCAGCCGTCCGGGACTATCTTGCTATTCAACAGACCCGTTTTAGCGATCGGCTGACCAGTGAAATCGATGTGGCCCCCGAAGTCTTGGGGGCGCGCGTACCGTGCATGATATTGCAACCTCTCGTGGAAAACGCCGTCATCCACGGCCTGGAGCCCTTAAAAGAGGGGGGCAGGATTTATATCCGCGGCCGGGTGATGGATTGCCAGGTGCACTTGGAGATAAGGGATACGGGGGTGGGAATCCCCGAGGACGTACAAAAGGAGATCTTCGACCTGGAAGTTAGGCGCAGCGGGAGGGGACAGGTGAGCGGGCTGGGGATAGTAAGCGTCTACCGTCGCCTGCAACATTATTTTGGTGCCGAATGCGCCCTGAACGTAAACAGCAGGCCAGGAGAAGGAACCGCCGTTGAGCTTACCTTTCCCCTGTGGAAAGAAGACAGAATAAGGGGAGTGCTGACGGGAGTTGCTCCGACTGTTGATTGTGGACGATGA
- a CDS encoding corrinoid protein — translation MSVLEEIKEALMAGNANKVRETVTKAVEEGLSPSTIINDGLIAAMNIIGVKFKNNEVYVPEVLVAARAMHAGMDVVKPLLAGEALQEKGTMVIGTVKGDLHDIGKNLVIMMMEGAGFKMIDLGIDVPPEKFIQAVEEHKPQVVGLSALLTSTMMQMKKTVEALAPYRNAIKVIVGGAPVTQKFADEIGADGYAPDAASAVDKVKELLGLA, via the coding sequence ATGTCGGTTCTCGAAGAAATCAAAGAAGCCCTTATGGCCGGCAACGCCAACAAAGTGCGGGAAACCGTAACCAAAGCCGTGGAAGAAGGCCTGTCTCCAAGCACCATTATTAACGACGGCCTGATTGCCGCCATGAATATCATCGGCGTCAAGTTCAAGAACAATGAAGTATACGTTCCGGAAGTCCTGGTAGCCGCCCGGGCTATGCATGCGGGCATGGATGTAGTCAAACCCTTGCTGGCCGGGGAAGCCCTGCAGGAGAAGGGGACCATGGTCATCGGGACGGTGAAAGGGGATCTTCACGATATAGGGAAGAACCTGGTGATCATGATGATGGAAGGCGCCGGTTTTAAGATGATCGACCTCGGCATTGATGTGCCCCCGGAGAAATTTATCCAGGCGGTGGAAGAACATAAGCCCCAGGTGGTGGGCCTCTCGGCTCTGTTAACATCCACCATGATGCAGATGAAGAAAACGGTGGAAGCCCTGGCGCCCTACCGGAATGCCATCAAGGTCATCGTGGGCGGGGCTCCTGTAACCCAGAAATTTGCCGATGAAATCGGGGCCGACGGTTATGCCCCCGATGCAGCTTCGGCGGTAGACAAAGTCAAGGAGCTCTTGGGCCTGGCGTAA
- a CDS encoding heavy metal translocating P-type ATPase yields MSSSFTSFRGASKSTVFRVEGITULDCAAKFEKNVAAIPGVTGARLNPTTGRLIVEGEADLEAIRREARKENYTVIPAGEAAPAARPETKRGLVRAGLSAAAFLAAYITERAGGGVSLFIPLYVAAIVIGGWGNIRRAAYSLPRLDFNMSVLMTLAIGGAMAIGEWREGAVVAFLYSLSEVLESWAMGRVRQSIRELMAIAPQSARIRRPSGEEVEIPVGEIRVGDTMIVRPGERIAMDGRILKGESALNESPITGESMPVEKGPGEDVYAGTLNTYGFLEVEVTKLVQDTTLARILHLVEEAQSRRAASQLLVDRFARVYTPLVLFLAGGLSVLPPLFLGYPWEPWIYRGLALLIVACPCALVVSTPVAIVSAIGNAARNGVLIKGGIYLEEAAGLQAVAFDKTGTLTKGEPVVTDIIPLGNKSAEELLQMAAELEARSEHPLAAAIGRAAENRGLKVVPSEDYTALAGRGGKGVVRGETIYIGNLRLFRELGMVDEAIAERLRRLQEEGKTAVMVGTEKELLGIIAAADEVREASAAAVAGIKQAGIRRTIMLTGDNEATARTIAARVGVDEYRAELLPEDKVQAVRDLLERYQKVAMVGDGINDAPALAVATVGIAMGGAGTGTALETADIALMADDLSKLPFTIRLSRSVLKIIRQNIVFSLALKALAVLAVFPGWLTLWLAIVADMGATILVTLNGMRLWALHSER; encoded by the coding sequence ATGTCTTCATCTTTCACCTCTTTCCGTGGCGCGAGCAAAAGTACGGTTTTCAGGGTAGAAGGTATCACGTGACTCGACTGTGCTGCCAAGTTCGAAAAGAACGTGGCGGCGATCCCCGGTGTAACCGGGGCCCGGTTAAACCCGACTACCGGCAGGCTAATCGTGGAGGGGGAGGCCGACCTAGAAGCCATCCGCCGGGAAGCCCGGAAGGAAAACTACACCGTCATCCCGGCGGGAGAAGCGGCGCCCGCGGCCCGGCCCGAGACCAAAAGGGGGCTGGTGAGGGCGGGCCTTTCGGCAGCGGCATTCCTGGCCGCCTATATAACAGAACGGGCCGGCGGAGGGGTGTCCCTCTTTATTCCCCTCTACGTGGCTGCCATAGTTATCGGCGGATGGGGCAACATCCGCCGGGCCGCATATTCGCTGCCCCGCCTGGACTTTAACATGAGCGTACTCATGACCCTGGCCATCGGCGGAGCCATGGCCATCGGTGAATGGAGGGAGGGGGCGGTAGTGGCCTTCCTTTACTCCCTTTCCGAGGTGCTGGAGTCCTGGGCCATGGGACGGGTGCGCCAGTCAATCCGGGAATTGATGGCCATTGCTCCCCAGAGCGCCAGGATCAGGCGCCCGTCAGGTGAAGAAGTGGAAATCCCCGTGGGGGAAATCAGGGTGGGGGACACCATGATCGTCCGGCCGGGTGAAAGGATAGCCATGGACGGCCGTATCTTAAAGGGAGAATCGGCCCTGAATGAATCCCCTATTACCGGAGAATCAATGCCGGTGGAGAAAGGGCCGGGGGAGGATGTCTATGCCGGCACCCTCAACACCTACGGTTTCTTAGAGGTAGAAGTGACCAAGCTGGTGCAGGACACCACCCTGGCCCGAATTCTTCACTTGGTGGAGGAAGCCCAGTCCCGGCGGGCGGCCTCGCAACTCCTGGTAGACCGCTTTGCCAGAGTGTATACACCTCTGGTCCTCTTCTTGGCCGGCGGGCTCAGCGTGCTGCCACCGCTGTTTCTAGGATACCCGTGGGAGCCCTGGATTTACCGGGGATTGGCCCTCCTTATTGTCGCCTGCCCGTGCGCCCTGGTGGTTTCCACTCCGGTGGCCATTGTGAGCGCCATCGGCAATGCCGCGCGCAATGGGGTCCTCATAAAGGGCGGCATATACCTGGAAGAGGCGGCCGGCCTGCAGGCAGTGGCCTTTGACAAGACCGGAACCCTAACTAAAGGGGAACCGGTCGTCACCGATATTATCCCCCTGGGTAACAAGTCCGCAGAGGAACTGCTCCAGATGGCCGCAGAGCTAGAGGCACGTTCCGAGCATCCTTTGGCGGCGGCTATTGGGAGAGCGGCGGAGAACCGGGGCCTCAAGGTAGTTCCTTCCGAGGATTATACCGCCTTGGCAGGCCGCGGCGGCAAAGGGGTAGTCCGGGGAGAAACTATTTATATAGGGAACCTGCGCCTGTTCAGAGAACTCGGTATGGTTGACGAGGCTATAGCTGAGCGGTTGCGCCGCCTGCAGGAAGAAGGTAAAACGGCCGTGATGGTGGGTACGGAAAAGGAATTGCTGGGGATTATAGCCGCAGCGGATGAGGTACGGGAGGCCAGCGCGGCCGCCGTTGCCGGCATCAAACAGGCGGGCATTCGCCGCACCATTATGTTGACGGGGGATAATGAGGCCACCGCCCGGACCATAGCGGCCAGGGTGGGGGTCGACGAATACCGGGCTGAACTGTTACCGGAGGATAAGGTCCAGGCGGTCCGGGACCTCCTTGAACGGTACCAAAAGGTGGCCATGGTAGGCGACGGCATTAACGATGCACCGGCCCTGGCGGTGGCTACGGTCGGCATTGCCATGGGAGGCGCGGGAACGGGTACCGCGTTGGAAACGGCGGATATTGCCCTCATGGCCGACGACCTGAGCAAGCTCCCCTTCACCATCCGCCTTAGCCGGTCGGTCCTTAAGATCATCCGGCAGAACATCGTTTTTTCCCTGGCCCTTAAAGCCCTGGCCGTACTGGCCGTATTCCCGGGGTGGCTTACCCTGTGGCTGGCCATTGTGGCCGATATGGGAGCCACTATTCTGGTTACCTTAAACGGCATGCGGCTTTGGGCCCTTCACTCGGAAAGGTAG
- a CDS encoding dihydroorotate dehydrogenase electron transfer subunit, which yields MSSLWQGEVVANSPVGPGIYHLRLRVALPGALPGQFVHLRCGSSLDPLLRRPLSIHDYNPAGQEVQLLYQVVGRGTAWLAGRKPGDFIDGLGPLGRGFTLPAGPRVALVAGGLGLAPLFFLARVAAAEGCQVTFYVGARSREGLLRLEALEGLGLEVQRATDDGSAGFAGPVTSLLARDLEYKRYDQIFACGPRAMLAEVARLAGQKGIPAEVSLEERMACGLGACRGCVVALYGEDGSIAYENVCSAGPVFPAEKIVW from the coding sequence ATGTCTTCCTTGTGGCAGGGCGAAGTAGTGGCCAACTCGCCGGTAGGTCCCGGCATCTACCACCTGCGCTTGAGGGTAGCGCTGCCCGGTGCCCTACCGGGCCAGTTTGTCCACCTCCGCTGCGGGTCCTCCCTGGATCCCCTGCTGCGGCGGCCGCTAAGCATTCACGATTATAATCCTGCCGGGCAGGAGGTGCAGCTCCTTTACCAGGTGGTGGGTAGGGGGACCGCCTGGCTGGCAGGTCGGAAGCCCGGGGATTTCATTGACGGCCTGGGGCCCCTCGGCCGCGGTTTTACCCTGCCGGCCGGTCCTCGGGTGGCCCTGGTGGCCGGGGGCTTGGGCCTGGCCCCCCTCTTTTTCCTGGCCCGGGTTGCCGCGGCGGAGGGATGCCAGGTTACCTTTTATGTAGGTGCCCGGAGCCGTGAGGGTCTCCTAAGGCTGGAAGCCCTGGAAGGCCTCGGCCTGGAGGTTCAAAGGGCCACCGACGACGGCAGCGCGGGCTTTGCAGGGCCGGTTACGTCCCTCCTGGCTCGTGATCTGGAGTACAAGAGGTACGACCAGATCTTCGCCTGCGGACCGCGGGCCATGCTGGCCGAAGTAGCCCGACTGGCCGGCCAAAAGGGGATACCGGCAGAAGTGTCCCTGGAGGAACGGATGGCCTGCGGCCTCGGAGCCTGCCGGGGGTGCGTGGTGGCCCTGTACGGGGAAGACGGCAGCATAGCCTATGAAAACGTGTGCTCTGCCGGCCCGGTCTTTCCGGCGGAGAAAATTGTGTGGTAA
- a CDS encoding dihydroorotate dehydrogenase gives MVKPRMEVELAGLRLQNPVMPASGTFGFGEEYAPYLDLNSLGAIVTKSVTLEPTPGNPPPRVAETPAGILNSIGLQNPGLEVFIRDKMPFLRRLRPPVIVNIAGKTLEEYVELARRLDGVEGVAALEVNISCPNVKEGGLAFGSNPDQAARVIRAVRRVTSRPLIAKLTPNVTDVVAIAQGVEAAGADALSLINTLQGMAVDWQRRRPVLGSIAGGLSGPAVKPVALYAVWRVARAVKIPVIGMGGITTATDALEFLLAGARAVAVGTANLVNPRAMAEIIAGLEDYLLKHNIEDVNQVIGALET, from the coding sequence ATGGTTAAACCCAGAATGGAGGTTGAGCTGGCGGGTTTGCGCCTGCAGAACCCCGTAATGCCGGCTTCGGGCACCTTCGGCTTTGGGGAGGAATACGCCCCGTACCTGGATCTGAATTCCCTGGGGGCCATTGTAACCAAAAGTGTGACCCTGGAACCCACTCCCGGTAACCCCCCGCCCCGCGTGGCGGAAACCCCGGCCGGCATCCTTAACTCCATCGGGCTGCAGAATCCCGGCCTGGAGGTCTTCATCCGGGACAAGATGCCCTTCCTGCGACGGTTGCGCCCGCCGGTGATCGTCAATATTGCCGGGAAAACCCTTGAAGAATACGTGGAACTGGCCCGGCGCCTGGACGGGGTTGAAGGAGTGGCGGCTCTGGAAGTCAACATTTCCTGCCCCAACGTGAAGGAAGGGGGCCTGGCCTTTGGGAGCAATCCGGACCAGGCCGCCAGGGTTATAAGGGCCGTGCGCCGGGTTACCTCGCGGCCTTTGATCGCCAAGCTAACCCCCAATGTGACCGATGTGGTGGCCATAGCCCAAGGAGTGGAGGCAGCCGGAGCTGATGCCCTTTCCCTCATCAACACCCTCCAGGGTATGGCCGTGGACTGGCAGAGGCGGCGGCCGGTGCTGGGCAGTATCGCCGGGGGTTTGAGCGGGCCAGCCGTCAAGCCGGTAGCCCTTTATGCCGTCTGGCGGGTGGCCAGGGCGGTTAAGATACCCGTCATTGGTATGGGCGGCATCACTACCGCTACAGATGCCCTGGAGTTTCTCCTGGCCGGCGCCCGGGCGGTGGCCGTGGGTACCGCCAACCTGGTCAATCCCCGCGCTATGGCGGAGATAATTGCCGGTCTGGAAGATTATTTGCTCAAGCATAACATCGAGGACGTCAACCAAGTTATCGGCGCCCTGGAAACTTAA
- a CDS encoding methyltetrahydrofolate cobalamin methyltransferase, whose protein sequence is MLIVGELINSSRKAIAEAIAARDKAYLQELAVKQVEAGAQIIDVNCGTSLAEEAAVMAWLVDIVQEVVDVPLCIDTPSPAAMEAGLVRHKGKAMINSITAERARWEEVLPLVQRYKPSVIALLMDDGGIPETVEDRLRVAEKLVPDLMGAGVPEEDIYLDPLVKPLGVGSTCGVEVLESTRALRQKYPNVHLICGLSNISYGLPERRLLNRAFMVMCLAVGMDAFILDPLDRPLMSLLAAAKAVAGKDDYCLEYIAAARAGKLVV, encoded by the coding sequence ATGCTTATTGTCGGGGAGCTTATTAATTCCAGTCGCAAGGCTATTGCCGAGGCCATTGCCGCCCGGGACAAGGCCTATTTGCAGGAGCTGGCGGTGAAGCAGGTGGAGGCGGGGGCCCAGATCATCGATGTCAACTGCGGGACCAGCCTGGCGGAAGAAGCCGCGGTGATGGCCTGGCTGGTGGACATTGTCCAGGAAGTAGTGGATGTCCCCTTATGTATCGATACCCCCAGCCCGGCGGCCATGGAAGCAGGCCTTGTACGCCATAAGGGAAAGGCCATGATCAATTCCATTACCGCGGAAAGGGCGCGATGGGAAGAAGTGCTGCCCTTGGTGCAACGTTATAAGCCATCGGTCATAGCCCTCCTCATGGACGATGGCGGTATCCCGGAAACGGTGGAAGATCGCCTGCGGGTGGCCGAAAAACTGGTACCCGATCTAATGGGCGCCGGGGTACCGGAGGAGGATATTTATTTAGACCCCCTCGTGAAGCCCCTGGGAGTCGGCAGTACTTGCGGCGTGGAAGTCCTGGAGAGCACACGAGCCCTGCGGCAAAAATACCCCAACGTCCACCTTATCTGCGGCCTCTCCAACATATCTTACGGCCTGCCGGAGAGGCGCCTGCTAAACCGGGCCTTTATGGTCATGTGTTTAGCCGTGGGCATGGACGCCTTTATCCTGGACCCCTTAGACCGACCCCTCATGTCCTTGCTGGCGGCGGCTAAAGCCGTGGCGGGCAAGGATGATTACTGTTTGGAATACATTGCAGCTGCCCGCGCGGGCAAATTAGTGGTATAA
- a CDS encoding response regulator transcription factor codes for MLRLLIVDDEPLERQAIRYLLAKARPQYQVVAEGRDGGEAVALGREVRPDVILLDIKMPVMDGLAAGRALRRLLPEVRMVFLTAYDEFAYAQEAVALGASRYLLKPVAGEDLISVLDSLAQEIEEERRIQEEAQKWRAALEEMLPLIRLGFVLDLVSGHIAGEEVKARAEFLGLPSLPRLAIVIAIDNFPARPAPVKEAERQFLKKRVLQVIEERVSPWPGALAVPGFKDEFLLLLPFKELDGRPRLRDAVTRLGEEICAGVRELTPVTVTVGIGRPVDDPALLATSYAEAAVAVEYRLLYGGDQVIHADDVAVLPRSSRVMASPCGKELALAVRLGDREKARRCLAQIIAETVVGKEGRPPVFKVRFLELLSVAAQAALEAGADPEDIAGMVLQGSQEILTLESLAEAENKIGSQLQTLVEKVVGARERRNSNLIEKAVAYIKQNYHRDLSLEEVARHVFLSPCYFSRLFKQVRSENFIDYLTRMRMEEAKKLLLTTDYSVNEIASRVGYRDARYFGQVFKKQEGCTPTAFRKTGGNHHEAELDG; via the coding sequence TTGCTCCGACTGTTGATTGTGGACGATGAACCCTTAGAGCGCCAGGCCATCCGTTATCTGCTGGCCAAGGCGAGGCCCCAGTACCAGGTGGTGGCTGAGGGCCGGGATGGGGGCGAGGCGGTTGCCCTCGGACGGGAAGTTCGGCCGGACGTTATCCTACTGGATATAAAGATGCCGGTCATGGATGGTTTGGCAGCGGGCAGGGCCCTGCGCCGCCTCTTACCCGAGGTCCGCATGGTCTTCCTCACCGCCTATGACGAGTTCGCCTACGCCCAGGAAGCCGTTGCCCTGGGAGCCTCGCGCTACTTATTAAAACCGGTAGCGGGGGAGGATCTCATTTCTGTCTTGGACAGTCTGGCCCAGGAGATAGAGGAAGAGCGGCGGATCCAGGAAGAAGCCCAGAAGTGGCGGGCCGCCCTGGAGGAAATGCTCCCCCTTATCCGCTTGGGCTTTGTCCTGGATCTGGTATCCGGCCATATCGCCGGGGAGGAGGTCAAGGCCCGCGCCGAGTTTTTGGGGCTGCCTTCTCTACCGCGCCTGGCAATAGTAATCGCCATTGATAATTTTCCCGCCCGTCCGGCTCCGGTAAAAGAAGCAGAACGACAGTTTCTGAAGAAAAGGGTGTTACAAGTTATAGAAGAAAGGGTATCCCCATGGCCCGGAGCGCTAGCGGTACCGGGTTTTAAAGATGAATTCCTCTTGCTCTTACCCTTTAAGGAGTTAGACGGCCGGCCGCGGTTGCGGGACGCCGTAACCCGGCTGGGAGAAGAGATCTGCGCCGGGGTGCGTGAACTCACGCCGGTCACTGTGACCGTAGGTATCGGGCGACCGGTGGATGACCCGGCCTTGCTGGCTACGTCTTACGCAGAAGCAGCGGTGGCGGTCGAGTACCGGCTTCTTTACGGGGGAGATCAAGTGATTCACGCCGATGATGTTGCCGTCTTACCCCGCTCGAGCCGGGTTATGGCTTCTCCGTGCGGGAAGGAATTGGCTCTGGCGGTGCGTCTGGGCGACAGGGAAAAGGCCCGTCGCTGCCTCGCCCAGATTATAGCTGAAACAGTAGTAGGAAAGGAGGGGAGGCCGCCCGTTTTCAAGGTGAGGTTTCTGGAGCTTCTGAGCGTGGCCGCCCAGGCGGCCCTGGAGGCCGGAGCCGATCCGGAGGATATTGCCGGCATGGTCCTCCAGGGCAGCCAGGAGATTTTAACCCTGGAATCCCTGGCCGAAGCGGAGAACAAAATCGGCTCCCAATTACAGACCCTGGTGGAAAAGGTAGTTGGCGCGCGGGAACGGCGCAATAGTAACTTGATTGAGAAAGCCGTGGCCTATATAAAACAGAACTACCACCGGGATCTTTCCCTGGAAGAAGTGGCGCGGCACGTGTTCTTAAGTCCCTGCTATTTCAGCCGCCTTTTTAAACAAGTGCGGAGTGAAAATTTCATCGACTATCTGACCCGTATGAGGATGGAGGAGGCTAAGAAATTGCTCTTGACTACCGATTATTCCGTCAACGAGATAGCTTCCCGGGTGGGGTACCGCGATGCCCGCTACTTCGGCCAAGTGTTTAAAAAACAGGAAGGCTGTACTCCCACCGCCTTCCGCAAAACGGGGGGAAACCATCATGAAGCAGAACTGGACGGTTGA